One window from the genome of Magnolia sinica isolate HGM2019 chromosome 4, MsV1, whole genome shotgun sequence encodes:
- the LOC131243228 gene encoding pentatricopeptide repeat-containing protein At2g17033 isoform X1 translates to MSMLCVLFSCSSSSSRPPFPVVRSSALSKHGHRLLSSIRVSEPTSADSLIRKFVASSSKSVSLNALSHLLSNDLPSLALPMYRRICKTPWFKFNPKLTADVVALLGKHGLVLESQALISESILNMGHQDLALFYLNLVESYSEHRLKQQVFDSYECLKQVLPQSSSLGRRSYVSMINGLCLLDLPCDAEEMLEKMGNAGHRPSAFEFRLVVLGYGRSGLFSDMRRILHKMEDCGFALDTVCANMVLSCYGVHGELSEMDSWLGRMKDLEIAFSIRTYNSVLNSCPTIMSMLEEPKSLPLSIEELFTKLTTDEVLLVRELVSSGVLVEILEWSSSEGKLDMHGLHLVSAFLILLQWVEELRTRLCAEAVVPLEISVVCGSGKHSSIRGESPIKLLVSEMMFRMNSPLKIDRKNVGRFVARGKAVKDWLC, encoded by the exons ATGTCCATGTTGTGCGTGCTCTTCTCCTGCTCTTCTTCCTCATCCCGTCCTCCTTTTCCTGTTGTACGGTCGTCCGCCCTCAGCAAGCATGGCCACAGACTCCTCTCGTCCATCCGCGTGTCTGAACCCACCTCAGCGGATAGCCTCATCCGCAAGTTCGTCGCTTCATCTTCCAAGTCCGTCTCTCTCAACGCGCTCTCCCATCTTCTCTCCAACGACCTCCCATCTCTCGCCCTCCCT ATGTATAGAAGAATCTGTAAGACGCCATGGTTCAAATTCAACCCGAAACTTACAGCAGATGTCGTTGCGTTGCTTGGCAAGCACGGCCTCGTCCTCGAATCACAAGCTCTAATTTCAGAATCCATTCTGAATATGGGACACCAAGATCTAGCTCTCTTTTACCTCAATCTTGTGGAATCTTACTCGGAGCACAGATTGAAGCAGCAGGTCTTTGATTCCTACGAATGTCTGAAGCAAGTGCTGCCCCAGTCATCCTCTCTGGGCCGTCGATCCTACGTGTCTATGATCAACGGCTTGTGTTTATTGGACCTACCATGCGATGCAGAAGAAATGCTCGAAAAAATGGGAAATGCAGGGCATAGACCCTCTGCATTTGAGTTCAGACTGGTTGTGCTTggatatggacggtctggattgttttCTGATATGAgaagaattcttcacaaaatggAGGATTGTGGGTTTGCTTTGGATACAGTCTGTGCAAATATGGTTCTGTCTTGTTACGGGGTCCATGGGGAATTATCTGAAATGGATTCTTGGCTCGGAAGGATGAAGGATTTAGAAATTGCATTTTCCATTCGAACGTACAATTCGGTCCTAAATTCATGCCCGACAATCATGTCAATGCTTGAAGAGCCTAAATCTCTTCCCCTCTCGATCGAAGAACTGTTTACCAAGCTTACAACTGATGAGGTTTTGTTGGTTCGGGAGTTGGTTAGCTCAGGGGTGTTGGTTGAGATCTTGGAATGGTCTTCATCAGAAGGGAAATTGGATATGCATGGATTGCACTTGGTTTCTGCCTTTTTAATCCTATTGCAGTGGGTAGAAGAGCTGAGAACAAGGCTTTGTGCAGAAGCAGTTGTTCCTTTGGAAATTTCAGTGGTTTGTGGATCGGGTAAGCACAGTAGCATTAGAGGGGAATCTCCCATTAAATTGTTGGTTTCAGAGATGATGTTTCGGATGAATAGCCCTTTAAAAATTGATAGAAAGAATGTTGGAAGATTTGTTGCCAGAGGAAAAGCAGTGAAAGATTGGTTATGTTGA